GCCACGCTCGTCCTCCAGGCCCAGCGGGACCCCGCGTGACCTGGCCGGACGTCCGGCGCGCCCTGCGCCGCATCCCCTGGACGCAGCCCGTCCCCAGCCGCGCCACGCCCACCGCGCGCCTCACCGTGCAGCTGCGCGTGCCCGCCTGCGCGCACCTCCTCGACGGGAACGCCGCCCGCTGGCGGGTCAACGGCACACCCCCGCCCCGCCTGCAGGCCTTCACGCATCACGACGGCGCGGACTTCCTCACCCTGCCCCTCTGGCCGAACGGAGCACCCACTTGAGTCACGAGCACGACCCCCTCCTCCTCGAAGCCGTCCTCCTCAGCGCCCTCCAGACGCCCTGCGGCATCACCGGCGCGACCGCCCGCGCGCGCAGCCGCACCCCGCAGCCCCTGCGCGCCCTGGACAGCGACGTGACCGTCCGGCACGCCCTGCACCGCTACCACCGCGAAGGATGGATCCGCGAAGGCGACCCCGGCCGCTTCGAACTCACCGGCCTGGGTGAACAGCGCCTGCTGTGGCACCAGCAGATGACCCGCATCGCCCCGTGAGCCGCGACGACCGCTGGCTCGCCGAGTACCGGCGCCGCCACCCCCACCTGTTCCCCGACGAACCCACCCCCACCCCCGGGCCCGCCCCGCCCCGCACCAACGGGTACGAGAACGAAGCGGCGTTCCAGGCCGACGCCGTACGGACCCTGTGCGGACTCGGGTGGAGCGTGCAGGAGAACCTGAAAGGCAGCGCCGGGAACGGCCCCGTCTACTACGGGAAAGGCTGGCCGGACCTCGACATCTACATGGAGGACGGCCGCCGCCGGATCTGGTACGCCGAACTCAAACAACCCGGCAACAAGCCCACCGACGATCAGCTCGCCTGCCACGCCCGGCTGCGCCGCGCGGGCTTCCGCGTGATCGTCGCGTACACCCTGGACGACCTGCTGACCGCCCAACGGGAGGAACGACTCTGAGCACCCACCCTGCCGACCGCGCCCGGCACACCCTGATGCGCCTGCGCACCCGCTACGGCATCTTCGCGACCCACCGCGACTACACGTACCTCTGCCAGCGCATCCACCAGGACCTCCACGAGGACCGCCTGCTCACGTACCCCGCCCAGGGCAACCGACTGTTCGTGCATGTCCCCTGGCGCGGCCAGATCCTCCGCGTCATCTGGTGCCCCATCACCCGCCTGATCATCACCGCCCACCACCCCGAAGCCCGCTGGCACAAGCGCCGGCGCAAAGGACCCCGATGAAGAAAACCCTCCTGCTGATCGCCACACTGTCCCTCGTC
The Deinococcus grandis genome window above contains:
- a CDS encoding VRR-NUC domain-containing protein translates to MSRDDRWLAEYRRRHPHLFPDEPTPTPGPAPPRTNGYENEAAFQADAVRTLCGLGWSVQENLKGSAGNGPVYYGKGWPDLDIYMEDGRRRIWYAELKQPGNKPTDDQLACHARLRRAGFRVIVAYTLDDLLTAQREERL